The genomic region ATGAACTTTATAAATGGGGATATGTTAAAAAAACACTCGATGCAAAAGAAAAAATCAACAACTTGCTTAGCTTTTTCGGAATAACTTCTCTCAATCTTGTGCCAGTAAATCTTGGGGTTTCTTTTAGAAGAACAAAGGGCAAACAAGTATCTAATGAATCATTAGCCGCATGGTTAAGGTGTGGAGAAATAGATGCGCAAGAAATCAAAACACAAGACTTCGATAAAAGCAAACTAATAAACTCTTTGGAGAGTTTAAAATCTTTAACTAAAGAAAAGCCCGAAGTATTTCAAAGCAAGTTAATTGATATTTGTTCGTCTTCCGGTATAGCAGTAGCATTTGTTCCTCCTTTAAAAAAAACTTATGTAAACGGTGCAACAAGATGGATTAATCCTGATAAAGCAATAATTCAATTAAGCTTGAGAGGGAACCGAGATGATATATTCTGGTTTACTTTTTTTCACGAGATTGCTCATCTTGTGAAACACAGTAAAAAAGAACAATTCATTGAATTTGAAGACCAAAAATCAACGGAAGACAAGGAAAAAGAAGCCGACGAGTTTGCCTGTGAAACACTTATTCCTGAAAAAAAATATTTGAGTTTTATTAGTAAAAAGGACACTTCCGATAATGCTATTATGAACTTTGCCAATGAATTAAATATTTCGGCAAGTATTGTTGCAGGACGCTTATGTCATAAGCATAACGATTGGAAAAAATGGTCGCATCTCAGGAAAAGATTAAAATTTGTAAGCAGTACTTCTTGCTAAAAGGAAATTTAGGTTTTAGGGTGGAGTAAAATGTCCTTTTGGTTTTTATTTGGAAGCGTATTGTGGATAACAAGCTATTAAAAGAAGCATTCCTCTCCTGGATATGGGAAACTCAGTCAATAAAAACTAACCTCCTGACGGAAGATTCTCAACCAATAAATGTAGTTTTCCCTGGCGAATTAAATTTAGACGACGGACCAGATTTTAAGAACGCAATCATTGAATTTAACGGATTGCCTGTCTCAG from bacterium harbors:
- a CDS encoding HigA family addiction module antitoxin, with translation MAERKYNPDIAIHPGKTLEDTLNSLKMSQADLAHRTGLTTKTINEIIQGKNPITPDTAIKLSMVFGMSANFWNNLEKNYEETLARLSFEKQVAKELPLLQKFTCYNELYKWGYVKKTLDAKEKINNLLSFFGITSLNLVPVNLGVSFRRTKGKQVSNESLAAWLRCGEIDAQEIKTQDFDKSKLINSLESLKSLTKEKPEVFQSKLIDICSSSGIAVAFVPPLKKTYVNGATRWINPDKAIIQLSLRGNRDDIFWFTFFHEIAHLVKHSKKEQFIEFEDQKSTEDKEKEADEFACETLIPEKKYLSFISKKDTSDNAIMNFANELNISASIVAGRLCHKHNDWKKWSHLRKRLKFVSSTSC